One window from the genome of Cyclobacterium amurskyense encodes:
- a CDS encoding bile acid:sodium symporter family protein: protein MKKQFLFRLLSLSAILLLLLYFYLILTGNYGPSGPFLIGFMVLLGLAFNLNQKLNGYTYTVMIFGSATLALYYPQPFIAYKGYVLSQLITPLIQFIMFGMGTAMAIKDFVQIGKNPKGVFIGLVCQLTLMPLSGWAIAHYSGLPIEIAAGIILVGCSPSGVASNVISYLAKANLALSITITALSTLLAPFATPFLMKWLAGSMIEIDIGVMMWSIVKMVIIPIGAGLLVNHLFRNKIAILQKVMPTLSMVVVAIVIVLITASGRDNLLDIGFILLALVLLHNIVGYLLGYSASKALGLDERDSRTIALEVGLQNGGMAGALAKEMGKLATLGLAPAVFSIIMNITGSVLASYWHKHDPKPTNANIEKTI, encoded by the coding sequence TTGAAAAAGCAATTTCTGTTTCGTCTCTTATCACTATCAGCAATTCTACTGCTGTTACTCTATTTCTACCTGATCCTAACAGGAAATTATGGACCATCAGGCCCATTCCTGATAGGTTTCATGGTATTATTGGGCCTTGCTTTTAATCTAAATCAAAAGCTAAATGGGTACACCTATACGGTGATGATCTTTGGATCAGCCACTTTAGCCCTATACTATCCACAACCTTTTATTGCTTATAAAGGTTATGTCTTAAGTCAATTGATTACCCCACTTATCCAATTCATCATGTTTGGGATGGGGACAGCCATGGCGATTAAGGATTTTGTACAGATTGGCAAAAATCCTAAGGGAGTCTTTATAGGTTTGGTATGCCAATTGACCTTGATGCCACTATCTGGATGGGCAATTGCTCATTATAGTGGCTTGCCTATAGAAATTGCTGCTGGAATAATTTTAGTAGGCTGTTCCCCAAGTGGAGTGGCCTCTAATGTTATAAGCTACCTGGCCAAAGCCAACCTGGCATTGTCCATTACAATAACTGCACTTTCTACCTTATTGGCCCCCTTTGCTACACCTTTTCTTATGAAATGGTTAGCAGGTTCAATGATAGAAATCGACATCGGTGTAATGATGTGGAGCATCGTTAAAATGGTCATTATCCCCATCGGAGCTGGCTTATTGGTCAACCACCTCTTTAGAAATAAAATAGCAATACTACAAAAGGTAATGCCTACCCTTTCCATGGTTGTCGTAGCTATAGTAATCGTGCTTATTACAGCATCAGGAAGGGACAATTTACTTGATATAGGTTTTATTTTACTGGCCCTTGTACTTCTTCATAATATCGTAGGCTACTTACTAGGATATTCTGCGAGTAAGGCTTTAGGTCTAGATGAAAGAGATTCCAGAACAATCGCTTTGGAAGTAGGCCTTCAAAATGGAGGTATGGCTGGTGCACTAGCCAAAGAAATGGGCAAATTAGCTACCCTTGGACTGGCCCCTGCGGTCTTTAGCATCATTATGAATATCACTGGGTCAGTACTAGCTTCCTACTGGCACAAACACGATCCAAAACCAACAAATGCCAACATTGAAAAGACCATTTAA
- a CDS encoding bile acid:sodium symporter family protein translates to MIFKSLIGAGLLCLLLALILIIPGNIEQASIPLILFFVLIGIGFRGFERLKGFTYTTMIFAGVTAAMYYPEYFVEYKGYSYSNLITPLIQIIMFGMGTSMAFKDFAGVIKMPKGVFIGLLSQFTIMPITGFILASLSNFPAEIAAGLILIGCSPSGLASNVMSYLAKANLALSITITAISTLLAPFLTPLLMKLLAGQFVEINVLDMMWSIIKMVIIPIGAGLIFNKLFTGKAKWLDDSMPVVSMAGIGIIIVVITAAGRDSLLDIGGLLIVLVFIHNVMGYNLGFWISKWLGLNERDARTVALEVGMQNGGLASGLAKEMGKLATIGLAPAVFGPLMNITGSVLASYWHRKPPKD, encoded by the coding sequence ATGATTTTCAAATCTCTTATTGGAGCAGGCCTTTTGTGCCTGCTCTTAGCTTTAATACTTATTATTCCCGGTAATATTGAGCAAGCTTCGATCCCACTCATTCTATTTTTTGTATTGATAGGTATTGGTTTTCGAGGATTCGAAAGACTCAAAGGCTTTACTTACACTACAATGATTTTCGCAGGGGTAACTGCAGCCATGTACTATCCGGAGTATTTTGTAGAATACAAAGGCTATTCCTATAGCAACTTAATTACTCCACTGATCCAAATTATAATGTTTGGCATGGGAACTTCAATGGCTTTTAAGGACTTCGCAGGTGTAATTAAAATGCCAAAAGGAGTATTTATAGGTTTATTGAGCCAATTTACGATCATGCCTATAACAGGGTTTATTCTTGCAAGCTTAAGTAATTTCCCAGCTGAAATTGCCGCAGGTTTGATTCTTATTGGCTGTTCGCCTAGTGGTCTTGCTTCCAATGTAATGAGCTACCTGGCAAAGGCCAATTTGGCATTGTCTATTACCATTACTGCCATTTCTACCCTTCTTGCGCCCTTTCTAACGCCATTATTGATGAAGTTATTGGCAGGACAATTTGTAGAAATTAATGTTTTGGACATGATGTGGAGCATTATAAAAATGGTCATCATACCAATAGGAGCCGGATTAATCTTCAACAAGTTATTTACCGGAAAAGCCAAGTGGCTTGATGATTCCATGCCTGTAGTTTCTATGGCAGGTATAGGTATAATCATTGTCGTTATTACCGCCGCCGGTAGGGATAGCTTGTTGGACATAGGAGGTTTACTTATTGTATTGGTATTTATCCATAATGTCATGGGTTACAATCTTGGTTTTTGGATCAGCAAGTGGCTTGGACTTAACGAAAGAGATGCTCGTACCGTAGCATTAGAAGTAGGCATGCAAAATGGTGGTTTGGCCTCAGGTTTAGCCAAAGAAATGGGTAAACTAGCCACAATAGGATTGGCTCCAGCCGTTTTTGGACCATTAATGAACATCACAGGATCTGTCCTGGCTTCTTATTGGCACAGAAAGCCACCAAAAGATTAG
- a CDS encoding RidA family protein: MEKMKRRNTIKKLFASLAGVAGIGTIAKANSIETKSAEKEAFSIVEEQDVPLFSGATKHGNTVYIAGKGAHFDGDIKAHTDHVLKELEKELVKAGSSMDKVLKVNVYLHDLNDYKGMNEIFRGRFGSKPPVRTTVATYGGVPGDSLVEMDCIAYI, translated from the coding sequence ATGGAAAAAATGAAAAGAAGAAATACTATTAAAAAATTATTCGCCTCCCTTGCTGGAGTAGCAGGAATAGGCACCATAGCCAAAGCCAATTCTATTGAAACAAAAAGCGCTGAGAAGGAAGCGTTTAGCATAGTAGAAGAACAAGATGTTCCTTTGTTCTCAGGAGCTACCAAACATGGTAACACAGTTTATATCGCAGGTAAAGGTGCCCACTTTGATGGAGATATTAAAGCCCATACAGATCATGTACTAAAGGAATTGGAAAAAGAGCTTGTTAAAGCCGGTAGTTCCATGGATAAGGTACTTAAAGTCAATGTTTATCTACATGACCTTAATGATTACAAAGGGATGAATGAAATATTTAGAGGTAGATTTGGTAGTAAACCACCAGTTCGAACTACTGTTGCGACTTATGGTGGTGTACCAGGTGACTCTCTAGTGGAAATGGATTGTATTGCTTACATTTAA
- a CDS encoding SMP-30/gluconolactonase/LRE family protein yields the protein MSKNYINHWVLVLSLVIVGACSSKSTETENKEMSSTTKPLYKSQPFTSNSEFTGGIEGPAVDKDGILYVVNFGKEGTIGQVTPDGKASLFVNLPEGSTGNGIRFNSKGEMLIADYTGHNVLKVDMQTKEISVLAHHDDLNQPNDIAIMDNDIVFASDPDWKNSKGQIWRVGLDGEFVLLETDMGTTNGIEVSPDNKTLYVNESVQRTVWAYDLDEKGEISNKRLIHTFEDFGMDGMRVDVDGDLYVTRHGKGTVAKLSPEGELLKEIKMSGEKPSNIAFGGPDGKTAYVTLQDNGNIDSFLVEKPGRAFGK from the coding sequence ATGTCAAAAAATTATATTAATCATTGGGTATTGGTGCTTTCTTTAGTCATTGTGGGCGCATGTTCATCCAAATCAACTGAAACTGAAAATAAAGAAATGAGTAGTACTACAAAGCCATTGTATAAAAGTCAACCATTTACATCTAACAGTGAATTTACTGGAGGCATAGAAGGTCCTGCGGTAGATAAAGATGGGATCCTTTATGTTGTTAATTTTGGTAAAGAAGGCACAATAGGTCAAGTGACTCCTGATGGAAAAGCTTCACTTTTTGTTAACTTACCTGAAGGTAGTACCGGTAATGGCATTCGTTTTAATAGCAAGGGAGAAATGTTAATCGCAGATTATACCGGTCATAATGTTCTTAAAGTGGACATGCAAACCAAGGAGATAAGTGTTCTTGCGCACCATGATGATTTAAATCAGCCCAATGACATTGCCATCATGGACAATGATATTGTATTCGCCAGTGACCCGGATTGGAAAAATAGCAAAGGTCAAATCTGGAGAGTAGGTCTTGACGGGGAGTTTGTTCTTTTAGAAACTGATATGGGAACGACAAATGGAATCGAAGTCAGTCCTGATAATAAAACACTTTATGTCAATGAATCTGTTCAAAGGACTGTTTGGGCTTATGATTTGGATGAAAAAGGAGAAATTTCAAATAAAAGATTGATTCATACATTTGAAGATTTTGGAATGGATGGTATGCGGGTAGATGTAGATGGAGACCTCTACGTAACCAGACATGGTAAAGGAACAGTAGCGAAGTTATCTCCAGAGGGAGAGTTGCTAAAAGAGATCAAAATGTCAGGAGAAAAACCTTCTAATATTGCTTTTGGTGGACCAGATGGTAAAACGGCCTATGTAACATTGCAGGATAATGGAAATATCGATTCTTTTTTAGTCGAAAAGCCAGGCAGAGCTTTTGGCAAATAA
- a CDS encoding PAS domain S-box protein: MLANEENSQELSDVLMLCGIGAWELQPESQQLKFSSTGLKYIKTNNSESISLSAFIEMVQAPFREALAVCFERLIKDKIAFLDIFYLEDSTCLRVKGNSITKGNRTRIFGTIEGINYTQEKKIQLPINEVISNIHYKELYELHPLPIFIWEYDSLKIVDCNRQALLKYGYTKEEFLDLSLRDICPVDNVPSKDFYISKGPGKNGGHQVECQHHTKTGEVFYAKAYAQNIKIDSKYYIIELVTDFTDHVESEEQLLASLQELSDYRFALDESCLVLILNQDKKVDYLNLKFQQVTGFQSQEIVGNSPKAVYEENESLKDCLKAVSKGKIWRGELKGRKSDGGIFWVDTVITPFKDNKGKTYQFIWIGYDITEKKQAEESLFKERFLLRTIIDNLPIRIYVKDKKGKHIINNKSQYNDFLGASTEEETLGKTVFDYFPHEVAERMTAIDHQILEAGNSVMNLEECYHNKNGEINWLLTNKAALKDASGKVVGLVGMTKDVTERKKEEAILKQLNQELIKKAKELEQSNQELEQFAYIASHDLQEPLRMITGFLGILDKKYSSVLDEKGKQYMYFVVDGATRMKEIIMDLLTYSRAGRLEEKIKETDLAELISKVLSLQQTLISQKKAIIEVGPMPLLSIPIAPIHQVFQNLINNSLKYQEDGVVPKVSITAKERDNFWEFLVKDNGIGIPESAKDKVFILFSRLHSKSKYAGTGIGLAMCKKIIENLGGSIGFHSNEEGGTTFYFTVPKLL, from the coding sequence ATGTTGGCAAATGAAGAAAACAGTCAGGAGTTGTCTGATGTACTGATGCTTTGTGGCATCGGTGCATGGGAACTCCAGCCTGAGAGTCAACAGTTAAAATTTTCTTCTACAGGGCTAAAATATATTAAAACTAACAATTCAGAGTCAATATCCCTTTCAGCTTTTATTGAAATGGTGCAGGCGCCTTTTAGAGAAGCTCTTGCCGTTTGTTTTGAAAGATTGATTAAGGACAAAATAGCATTTCTTGACATTTTTTATCTTGAGGACTCTACCTGTTTAAGGGTAAAAGGGAATTCAATAACTAAAGGAAACAGGACAAGAATATTTGGCACTATTGAGGGCATTAATTATACTCAAGAAAAGAAAATCCAGCTTCCAATAAATGAAGTGATTTCGAACATTCACTACAAAGAACTTTATGAATTACATCCATTGCCGATTTTTATCTGGGAGTATGATTCTTTAAAAATAGTGGACTGCAATAGGCAAGCTTTATTGAAATATGGCTATACAAAAGAAGAGTTTTTGGACCTTAGTCTTAGAGATATTTGTCCTGTTGACAATGTTCCATCTAAGGATTTTTATATAAGTAAAGGACCAGGTAAAAATGGTGGACATCAAGTAGAGTGTCAACACCATACCAAAACAGGGGAAGTGTTTTATGCTAAGGCTTACGCGCAAAACATAAAAATTGATAGTAAATATTATATCATAGAACTAGTAACAGATTTTACAGATCATGTGGAATCTGAGGAGCAGTTGCTTGCGAGTTTACAAGAGCTTTCCGATTATAGATTTGCCTTGGATGAATCCTGCTTGGTATTGATACTCAATCAGGATAAGAAAGTAGATTACCTTAACCTAAAATTTCAACAGGTCACAGGCTTTCAATCACAGGAAATAGTAGGTAACTCCCCAAAGGCTGTTTATGAGGAAAATGAATCCCTAAAAGATTGCTTAAAAGCGGTCAGTAAAGGGAAAATTTGGAGGGGAGAGCTCAAAGGAAGAAAAAGCGATGGAGGTATTTTTTGGGTAGATACAGTCATTACACCATTCAAGGACAATAAAGGCAAAACCTACCAATTCATTTGGATTGGTTATGATATAACTGAAAAAAAGCAAGCAGAAGAATCTCTTTTTAAAGAACGATTTTTATTGAGAACTATCATTGACAATTTGCCAATACGAATTTATGTCAAAGATAAGAAAGGGAAACACATCATAAACAATAAATCTCAATACAATGATTTTTTAGGCGCTTCGACCGAGGAGGAAACTTTAGGTAAAACGGTTTTTGATTATTTTCCACATGAAGTAGCCGAGAGGATGACAGCAATTGACCATCAAATATTGGAAGCGGGCAACTCTGTTATGAATCTGGAAGAATGTTATCACAATAAGAATGGCGAAATCAATTGGCTTCTTACCAATAAGGCAGCACTTAAGGATGCTTCGGGTAAAGTAGTAGGTTTGGTGGGAATGACAAAAGATGTGACAGAAAGGAAAAAAGAGGAAGCCATTCTAAAACAGTTAAATCAGGAGCTTATTAAGAAAGCAAAAGAACTGGAACAGTCTAATCAGGAATTAGAGCAGTTTGCCTATATAGCTTCTCATGATCTGCAAGAACCCCTTCGAATGATAACGGGTTTTTTGGGTATTTTAGATAAAAAGTACTCTTCCGTTTTGGATGAAAAGGGGAAGCAATATATGTATTTTGTAGTGGATGGGGCTACAAGGATGAAAGAAATCATCATGGATTTATTGACTTATTCCAGAGCAGGCAGGCTAGAGGAAAAAATAAAGGAAACAGATCTTGCAGAGCTAATATCCAAAGTGCTGAGTCTTCAACAGACCTTAATTTCTCAAAAGAAAGCCATAATCGAAGTTGGGCCAATGCCTTTATTGAGTATTCCCATTGCTCCAATTCATCAGGTTTTTCAAAATTTGATTAATAATTCCCTAAAGTATCAGGAGGATGGGGTAGTACCTAAAGTTAGTATTACTGCCAAGGAAAGGGATAATTTTTGGGAGTTTTTGGTAAAAGACAATGGGATAGGTATTCCTGAATCAGCTAAGGATAAAGTTTTCATCTTATTTTCCAGACTTCATTCAAAAAGCAAGTATGCCGGAACCGGTATAGGCTTGGCCATGTGTAAGAAGATCATCGAAAACTTAGGTGGAAGTATAGGTTTTCATTCTAATGAGGAGGGTGGAACTACATTTTATTTTACTGTACCTAAGTTGCTTTGA
- a CDS encoding PAS domain-containing response regulator, giving the protein MDQEGYHLLLVEDNLGDVLLIEEYLHEKVLNLKLAVTNTFEEAQEKLTAGTHRFDGIILDLTLPDLQGEALILKVKELAGDVSIIVLTGYSNIEFGMKSLSLGVSDYLLKDELSPTSLYKSIIYSIGRSRISQQLKHSELKYRELFHLSPQPMYLYNLSTLQFMDVNKAAIDHYGYTKDEFLQMNLKHIRPEPEIPKLERMINSIRSGKVGVGPKIFTHKKKNGEIITVEIKSSLIDHEGVKAEVVLANDITERMQYIKAIEDQNKRLQEIAWMQSHVVRAPLARLMSLVMAVDTLEEDFGKENYSKMIMDSAVELDEIIRDIVKKTDKVSLEAKMKEKYDQSSEV; this is encoded by the coding sequence ATGGATCAGGAAGGGTATCATTTATTATTGGTTGAGGATAATTTGGGGGATGTATTGCTAATTGAGGAATATCTCCATGAAAAAGTTCTTAACCTAAAGCTCGCTGTTACAAATACGTTTGAAGAAGCCCAAGAAAAGTTAACAGCAGGCACTCATCGTTTTGACGGTATAATTTTAGATTTGACTTTACCTGATTTGCAGGGTGAGGCTTTGATTTTGAAAGTTAAAGAATTAGCAGGAGATGTAAGCATAATTGTTCTAACCGGTTATTCCAATATAGAGTTTGGAATGAAGTCACTGTCATTAGGTGTGTCCGATTATTTATTGAAGGATGAGCTTTCCCCAACCTCTCTTTATAAAAGTATAATTTACAGTATAGGAAGGTCTAGAATATCTCAGCAGCTTAAACATTCTGAGTTGAAATACAGGGAGTTATTTCATCTAAGTCCCCAGCCAATGTATTTATATAATCTTTCGACCTTGCAGTTTATGGACGTGAATAAGGCTGCGATAGATCATTACGGTTATACTAAGGATGAGTTTTTGCAAATGAACCTAAAACATATCAGACCCGAACCTGAAATTCCCAAACTCGAAAGAATGATTAATAGTATCAGGTCCGGGAAAGTGGGTGTAGGTCCAAAAATTTTTACGCATAAAAAGAAAAATGGTGAGATCATCACCGTGGAAATTAAAAGCAGTTTAATTGACCATGAAGGTGTAAAAGCTGAGGTAGTACTTGCAAATGATATCACTGAAAGAATGCAGTACATCAAGGCCATTGAAGACCAAAATAAACGTTTGCAGGAGATCGCTTGGATGCAATCTCATGTCGTTAGAGCGCCCTTGGCAAGACTTATGAGCTTGGTAATGGCAGTAGATACCCTGGAAGAAGATTTTGGTAAAGAAAATTACAGCAAAATGATTATGGATTCAGCGGTGGAGCTTGATGAGATAATTAGAGATATTGTTAAAAAGACGGATAAGGTGAGCTTAGAAGCCAAAATGAAAGAAAAATACGACCAAAGTTCCGAGGTATAA
- the rffA gene encoding dTDP-4-amino-4,6-dideoxygalactose transaminase, whose translation MSTISIPFNSPYSTGNEWHYIQDAYKEGKLAADGKYTSKCQEFFEKKYGFGKVYLTHSCTHALEMAALLMDLKPEDEVIVPSYTYVSTANAFALRGCKIVFVDSLPDYPGIDPNLLPQLINDKTRAIIAVHYGGLACDMEQIMAITRKHKLFLVEDAAAAINGFYIDPNKKRQPLGTFGHFATFSFHETKNISCGEGGMLVVNDPEFISKADEVWNRGTNRKAFNAGNKNKYEWVSLGSAFAPSEINAAWLWAQLEQIETIQQNRKVIWLWLKNNLPNLLEEYEIEWMKIPSHAEHNYHLFYGLVKNFKQRDELIKILKQKGILAVFHYQGLHTSPYYLSLENPIQKLVQAEKYSDRLIRFPLFANLNTEDLSQRMQ comes from the coding sequence ATGTCTACCATTTCCATTCCTTTTAACAGCCCATATTCCACAGGGAATGAATGGCATTACATTCAGGATGCATACAAGGAAGGTAAATTGGCTGCTGACGGTAAGTATACTAGCAAGTGCCAGGAGTTTTTTGAAAAGAAATATGGATTTGGAAAAGTTTACCTAACTCATTCTTGTACCCATGCACTTGAAATGGCTGCATTGTTAATGGATCTAAAGCCTGAAGATGAAGTAATAGTCCCAAGCTACACCTATGTAAGTACAGCCAATGCTTTTGCCCTTAGAGGCTGCAAGATAGTGTTTGTAGATAGTCTGCCTGATTATCCCGGAATTGATCCTAACCTCCTACCACAATTGATCAATGATAAAACCCGAGCCATAATTGCGGTTCATTATGGAGGCCTGGCTTGTGACATGGAACAAATCATGGCAATCACTAGAAAACACAAACTGTTTTTGGTGGAAGATGCTGCAGCAGCTATTAATGGCTTCTATATTGATCCCAATAAAAAGCGCCAACCTTTGGGTACATTTGGTCACTTTGCCACTTTTTCCTTTCATGAAACTAAAAACATAAGTTGTGGGGAAGGTGGGATGCTTGTGGTCAATGATCCCGAATTTATAAGCAAAGCAGACGAAGTATGGAATAGAGGAACCAACAGAAAAGCCTTTAATGCTGGTAATAAAAACAAATACGAATGGGTAAGCCTAGGCAGTGCTTTTGCCCCTTCAGAGATAAATGCCGCCTGGCTATGGGCTCAATTGGAACAAATAGAGACTATTCAGCAAAACAGAAAAGTGATATGGCTCTGGCTTAAAAATAATTTACCAAACCTATTAGAAGAATATGAGATAGAATGGATGAAAATCCCAAGCCATGCTGAACACAATTACCACCTGTTTTATGGACTGGTAAAAAATTTCAAACAGAGAGATGAACTTATAAAAATCCTTAAACAGAAGGGAATTTTAGCTGTTTTCCACTATCAAGGTTTACATACAAGTCCCTATTATTTATCCTTAGAAAACCCAATTCAAAAATTGGTGCAGGCAGAAAAGTACAGCGACAGACTGATTAGGTTTCCTCTATTCGCAAACCTAAACACGGAAGATTTATCCCAAAGAATGCAATAG
- a CDS encoding DUF502 domain-containing protein, with translation MSSFTSKRILGYFLRGLLFVVPFFLTAYIIILTVQFLDNIIPVNVPGLGILVMLVFITLVGYLTSIFITKSIFEELEKLVFKIPLVNILYTSIKDLMSAFVGDKKKFNTPIIVKLSDNMSRLGFMTQDDLNVIGQEELVAVYFPHSYNFSGNLYLVPRKNVEKLYNVNSTEIMKFIVSGGVSDLHYYKNPKVNKEEVKSITPKDSI, from the coding sequence ATGTCAAGTTTCACTTCAAAACGCATTTTAGGGTACTTCCTTAGAGGCCTTTTATTTGTAGTGCCCTTTTTTTTGACGGCCTATATAATTATCCTTACAGTTCAATTTTTAGACAATATCATACCTGTTAATGTTCCGGGTTTAGGTATATTAGTAATGCTCGTTTTCATTACGCTCGTTGGCTACCTAACAAGCATATTTATCACAAAATCAATTTTTGAGGAGTTAGAAAAACTCGTTTTTAAAATACCTTTGGTCAATATTCTTTACACAAGTATCAAAGACCTCATGTCTGCATTTGTTGGAGACAAGAAAAAATTTAATACGCCAATTATTGTAAAGCTTTCGGACAACATGTCTAGACTGGGTTTTATGACACAAGACGATTTAAATGTAATCGGACAGGAGGAATTGGTTGCCGTATATTTCCCTCATTCTTATAATTTTAGTGGTAACCTGTACCTCGTACCCAGAAAAAATGTGGAGAAATTATACAATGTAAATAGTACAGAAATAATGAAATTCATCGTTTCTGGTGGGGTATCTGATTTACATTATTACAAAAATCCGAAAGTGAATAAAGAAGAGGTAAAGTCCATTACCCCTAAAGACAGTATATAG
- the nqrE gene encoding NADH:ubiquinone reductase (Na(+)-transporting) subunit E yields MELFSLAIRSIFIDNMVFAYFLGMCSFLAVSKKVSTALGLGAAVIFVLTITVPLNWLLNEFVLKEGALSFLGESFATIDLTFLRFIMFIAIIAAMVQLVEMVVEKFAPALYGALGIFLPLIAVNCAILGGSLFMAQRDYTLAEAAVYGFGSGTGFFLAIVALAAIREKLKYSNVPNGLKGLGITMLITGLMGIAFMSFMGIDL; encoded by the coding sequence ATGGAATTATTTAGTTTAGCAATTAGGTCAATTTTTATTGACAATATGGTATTTGCCTACTTCCTGGGTATGTGTTCTTTTTTGGCTGTTTCCAAAAAAGTTAGTACGGCCTTAGGTTTGGGAGCTGCTGTTATTTTCGTGTTGACGATTACGGTACCTCTTAACTGGTTATTGAATGAGTTTGTGTTGAAAGAAGGTGCTTTGTCATTCCTTGGTGAGTCTTTCGCTACTATAGACCTTACTTTTCTACGATTCATCATGTTCATTGCAATCATTGCAGCCATGGTACAACTTGTAGAAATGGTCGTGGAGAAATTTGCTCCTGCCTTGTATGGTGCCTTAGGTATCTTCCTTCCACTTATAGCTGTAAACTGTGCTATTTTGGGTGGATCTTTATTTATGGCCCAAAGAGATTATACCTTGGCTGAAGCAGCCGTATATGGTTTTGGATCGGGTACTGGCTTCTTCCTAGCAATAGTTGCTCTAGCGGCTATTAGAGAAAAGTTGAAATACTCAAATGTTCCAAATGGACTTAAAGGCCTAGGCATTACCATGTTGATAACAGGTCTCATGGGAATCGCATTTATGTCATTTATGGGTATAGACTTATAA
- a CDS encoding NADH:ubiquinone reductase (Na(+)-transporting) subunit D has translation MSTETAEKAIVKDSEAFLSKRRKKLITDPLVDDNPITIQVLGICSALAVTTQMQPTLVMALSVIFVVVMSNLTISLLRNKIPGRVRIIVQLAVVATLVTLVNEVLKAFAYDMYKELSVFVGLIITNCIVMGRLEAFALGNKPYDSILDGFGSALGYSWIILTVAFFRELWGSGAVFGIPVFDYVSGLFGEDFSLATNGLMVSPVGAFIILGLLIWVQRSKTGYVEH, from the coding sequence ATGAGTACAGAAACCGCTGAAAAAGCAATAGTAAAGGATTCAGAAGCGTTTCTTTCTAAAAGAAGGAAAAAACTGATTACTGACCCCTTGGTGGACGATAACCCTATCACCATTCAGGTATTGGGTATATGTTCTGCCTTGGCGGTAACAACACAAATGCAACCTACATTGGTAATGGCCTTGTCGGTTATTTTTGTGGTAGTAATGTCCAACCTTACCATTTCCTTATTGAGGAACAAAATACCAGGTAGGGTAAGGATCATTGTTCAGCTAGCAGTAGTTGCAACATTGGTAACTCTTGTAAATGAAGTATTGAAAGCTTTTGCTTACGATATGTACAAAGAATTATCCGTTTTCGTAGGGCTTATCATTACCAACTGTATAGTAATGGGTCGCTTGGAAGCTTTTGCACTAGGTAACAAACCTTACGATTCAATTTTAGATGGATTCGGAAGTGCCTTGGGCTATTCTTGGATTATTCTTACAGTGGCCTTCTTCAGAGAACTTTGGGGATCAGGTGCTGTATTTGGTATTCCAGTTTTTGATTATGTATCAGGTTTGTTCGGAGAGGATTTCAGCCTTGCAACGAACGGGCTAATGGTATCTCCAGTAGGGGCTTTTATTATTTTGGGATTGTTGATTTGGGTCCAAAGATCCAAAACAGGATATGTAGAACATTAA